The genomic region CAAGGTCGTCTCGTTCACGTTGGCCGCCGTGAATTCGGCAACCAAGATGCGGCCTGACTGGTCCACCAGATGGCGTTAGCTGCCAGCCTTGCCGCGATCCGTCGGGTTCTTGCCCGTCTTCGACCCGCCGTGTTTCGCCGGAACCAGCGAGGCATCGATACTGGCTCGCTCCCAGTTGATCTGATCGGCAATTCCGAGTTTGTCGAGTATCAGCCGATGTAACCGCGCCAGACGCCCGCTTCGCTCCAGTCCCGAAGGCGTCGCGAGCATTCATGCCGCGTTTACATCCCATTCGATGCGCTAGCAGAGGTGCGTATGCCTGACATTTCCTGGGGCAGATATTCCCAGGGAATGCCGGTGCGCAGGATAAACAGAATGCCGTCCAACGCCTTGCGATCCGCAACACGGGGCCGGCCGGAAATCTTTTTGGGTTTTGACGCCGGAATGAAAGGCGCGACGAGTTCCCCAAGTTCGTCCGAGACTAATTCTTTTGTCACAAAGGCCTTTTACCCGATATGGCGCTTTTGATAGGAGCTCTTAGTGCGCGACCTATGTTCAGCTGATGGGGATACCAAATGCTCCTCCTTAACGACTATGTTGCTCTCTAGTGAAGTTTGCCAAGGAATTATACTGGGAATAACTGGATGCAACCACAGCGCCACACTATTAGGAGCCCTATGCATGGAACTTAAGGAACTGAACGACCTTTACATCGATGAACTCAAAGACCTCTACAACGCCGAACATCAGATTTTGGAGGCTTTGCCCAAGATGGCGGATACCGCAACTTCGCCGAAGCTAAAGAAAGCGTTTCAGACGCACATTAAGCAGACACAAGTCCATGTGCAGCGTCTGGAGCAAATCTTTGAGGGTCTGGGTGAAAATCCCGCTGGTAAGATCTGTAAGGCAATGAAGGGACTTGTTGCCGAAGGCGCGGAAATGATCAAGGAGAAGGCTACGCCGGCAGTTAAGGACGCTGGCCTGATCACGTCAGCCCAGCGTGTGGAGCACTATGAGATGGCTGGCTACGGCTCGGTCCGAACCTTCGCCAAGCAACTTGGCTATGTTGAGGCAGCTGTTCTGCTCCAAACAACTCTGGATGAAGAGCAGCAGACTGATCTGGACTTGACCGCTCTGGCGGAAGCGACGATCAACAAGAAGGCTGCGTCTGGGGCGGCTTAAGCCAACGTTCTAGACCAATAATTTCACATGATGATGGCCCTAAGCCTTCTAAAGCTCGCTTGGGGCCGTTTTTGTCTAAATCCGCGGATCAAAAACGAGATACGCTTGGGATTTCTAGTCGTACGAATGTTGGCATGTACCAGAGGCTTCTCTCCATTTTTGAATAGACGGGGCCTGGGTTTTCACCATGATGCACCCAGGCTAACGTTAAAGGGCGAATGTGCTTTTCAGCCATCGCCCTGTCATAAGCAGCAATAATCGCCTTTACCAATTCTGCTTCTTGAGGCCCGAAACGAACTGGTTGCCGACTTACATCAACGATCGAAAAAAACGCTACTCCACAGCCTTCATCCTCATTCGTCAAAGGATTGACTGAGTCTTGATGTAGAAAATACTCCATTGGGCTTACTTTCTGGGTCGTTTGTTGCTGTGAGTGGCCTCTGGATATAACCTTCTATGTGCCTTAGACATACGAATGAGTTTGAGCGTGACCTGAAAACTGTTCGACCGCTTGGGCGCAACTGATCTCTTCTCTTATAGAGAAGGTGGCAATCAGGTCAGGCTCATCGATATTAAGCTGACCATCGGAACGTGACTAAGCAGACCTACCGCGCAGTGATCCAAAGGCCAGGATCGCACGGCTAATAAAATATTCTTCAGTGAAGCCGTGATACCGTTTGGCGTCATGCAACATAAGTGACGATGTCATTCTTTGTATTGTCCAATTCTCTAGAGGTTGTGAGGGCTTTGCCGTCGCGCTGATCACGCATATTATGACCCCTTCATCGTCTGGCATAGTAAACACCGCACGGTACCGCTCTGGCGATCCCCAGCTACGCACAGGAATTAAGGTTGGCTCTTTGTCACCCAC from Capsulimonas corticalis harbors:
- a CDS encoding ferritin-like domain-containing protein; this translates as MELKELNDLYIDELKDLYNAEHQILEALPKMADTATSPKLKKAFQTHIKQTQVHVQRLEQIFEGLGENPAGKICKAMKGLVAEGAEMIKEKATPAVKDAGLITSAQRVEHYEMAGYGSVRTFAKQLGYVEAAVLLQTTLDEEQQTDLDLTALAEATINKKAASGAA
- a CDS encoding transposase codes for the protein MTKELVSDELGELVAPFIPASKPKKISGRPRVADRKALDGILFILRTGIPWEYLPQEMSGIRTSASASNGM